GTCCCGGTCAGGTGCTCGACCTGGGCTGTGGGGTGGGGAACTGGAGTCTGGCGCTGGCCAGTGGCGGCACGCCGGTGCTGGCGATCGACCGCTGGCGAGCCGGCCTGGGTTGGCTGGGCCAGCATGGGCAAGGACTCCCACTATTGGCGCTGGAGGCTGATCTGGGCGCTCCGTTACCGGTTGCGGATGGCGCCGTGGGCGGCGTCCTGCTGTCGCTGGTTCTGCACCATCTGCGGGCGAGCGGTGTCGCGGCGCGACTTGTGATCGAGGTTGCCCGCGTGTTGCGGCCGGGCGGACTGATGGCGGTGGTTGAGTTTCTGCCGGTGCCGCCACCGCCTGGGCCGCCGCTGGCGGCGCGCCTCAGCACGCAGCAGGTGCTTGCACTCTCGGCGAACGCCGGCCTGATCGAGTCCGCGACCCAGCCGATCGCCGATCACGTCGCCCTGTATGTTTCGCGAAAGCCGTCATGAAAGCAGCTGTGCTGCGTCTGGCGGATGTCGACGCTGCGGACCTGCGCGCTGTGCTGGGTGAGTATGGCCTGGCGCTTGAACCGCTGCCGGCGGGCGTGGTGATACCCGGTAGCTACTGGCGGGACGAGGAAGCCGGTTTGATCGGTGGCGTGTTGTACCTGCGGCCGGATACGCCGCTGCATTCGGCGCTGCACGAGGCCAGCCACTGGCTGTGCCTGGACGCGGTTCGGCGGACCGGCCTGCATACCGATGCCGGCAGCGATGACATTGAAGAATGCGCGGTCTGTTACTTGCAGGTTCTGCTGGCGGATCGTGTGCCTGGCCTTGGCCGGCAGCGCATGTGGCAGGACATGGACGCCTGGGGCTACAGCTTTCGACTCGGGTCGGCGCGGGCCTGGTTCGAGCAGGATGCCGAGGATGCCCGTGCCTGGCTGGCGTCGCGCGGGTTGTTGGCGTTCGTCGAACCTGGTCGCTGAACTACAAATAGACACCCTGGGTGCTGCCACCGTCCACCGTGATGATGCTGCCGCAGATATAGGACGCGCGCGCTGATGCCGCAAAGCAGATGGCGTCGGCCACGTCTTCGGGGCGGGCCATGCGGCCGAGCGGCAGCGCGGCATCGATCTCGGCCTGGAGCTGTTCGGGCGTTTTGCCTTCTGCGGGTGCGCGTGAGTTGATCAAGCGCGTCCAGCGGTCGGTCGTCACGCCGGACGGCGCCACGCCCAGCACGCGGATGCCCTGCGGGGCACACAGGTCGGCAAAGCTCTTGGTGAAGTTATACAGTGCGGCGTTACTGATGCCGACCGACATATAGGATGGTTTGGGGTTGCGCGCGGCAGTGCCCAGCACGTTGACGATGACGCCGCTTTTCTGCGCCCGCATGATGGGGTAAGCGGCCCGGCAGGCGCGGATGTGGCATTGCAGTTTCTGGTTCCAGCCGGCCAGCCAGTCCTGGTCAGTTATATCGCTGAACTCACCGGCCGGCAGTTTGCCGGCGGCGTTGTTGACCAGCACGTCGATGCGCCCGTAACGTTCGCGTGCGATGCCCATCAGCCGCGCGACGTCGCTGTCGACGGTAACGTCGCACACGGCGGTTGCCGCTTGCGGCGCACCGGCGGCACTGGCTGCCGCGGCGGCGGCCATGAGACTATCTTCGTCACGCGCTGCCAACAACAAGTGGGCGCCCTCGCTGGCGAAGCCGAGGGCGGTTGCGAGGCCTATACCTTTGCTAGCACCTGTGATCACGACCACTTTCTCGGCCAGTTCGAGATTCATGTCGCGGGTCCTCCAGCGCGTGTTGGTGAGCGGTCCGGCACTATACACGACCGTTTTGAGGCAACTTTTGCGCCCGCACTGCCGAGGTTTGTGCAACGCCGACGGCGCGCGGTGAGCCATGGACTATCTGCCCATATTTCTGGACGTGCGTGCTCGCCCTTGCCTGGTAGTGGGGGGCGGGTCGGTGGCGGCGCGCAAGCTGGCCTTGCTGCGCCGCGCCGGGGCCAGCGCAGTTGTGGTGGCACCAACGCTGGTTGACGAGCTGCAGGCACTGGCCGGTGAGGTTGAGCTACGCCAGCGGCCGTTTATGGACTCGGACCTCGACGGGATGACCCTGGTGATCGCCGCCACGGACGATGCGGCGGTCAATGCCCAGGTGGCGGCGCTGGCCAAGGTGCGCGGATTGCCGGTGAACGTGGTGGACACGCCGACACTGTGCAGTTTCATTATGCCGGCGGTGGTGGATCGTTCGCCGGTGATTGCCGCGGTCAGCTCCAGTGGTCGCGCACCGGTACTCACCCGCTTGTTGCGCGCGCGGCTGGAGACGTTGATCCCGACGGCTTATGGCCGCCTTGCCGAGTTGGTGGGCGGGGTGCGCGGGCGGGTGCGCGAGCGCATCAGCGATCCGATTGCCCGCCGCCGCTTCTGGGAAGATACCCTACAGGGACCGGTGGCCGAGCTGGCGTTGTCCGGTCAGCAGGAGCGCGCGCAGCAACTGCTCCAGCGCTTGCTGGAGCGCGTGGGCCCCAGCGCTGGTGTGGGCGAAGTCTATCTGGTCGGCGCCGGGCCGGGTGATCCCGACCTGCTGACGTTTCGCGCGCTGCGACTGCTGCAGCAGGCGGATGTGGTGATTTACGATCGCCTGGTGGCGCCGGAAATTCTGGACCTGGTGCGGCGCGAGGCGCAGCGCATCGATGCCGGCAAGCGGGCCAGTCAGCACACCCTGCCTCAGGAAGATATCAACGCCCTGCTGGTACGCCTGGCGCGCGAGGGCAAGCGGGTGTTGCGTCTGAAGGGCGGCGATCCGTTCATGTTCGGGCGTGGTGGCGAGGAGATAGCCACCCTGGCCGCGCAGGGGATTCCATTCCAGGTCGTGCCCGGGGTGACCGCCGCCAGCGGTTGCGCCGCGTACGCCGGCATTCCACTGACGCACCGTGACCACGCGCAGTTGTGCGTGTTTGTCACCGGCCATTTGAAGGACGGTAGCGTGGACCTGCCCTGGCCGCAGTTGGTGGCACTCGGCGGCACGCTGGTGGTGTATATGGGCCTGGGTGCCCTGACGGCGATCTGCGATGCGCTTATTGCTCATGGCAGGGACGCCACGACACCGGCAGCGGCGATTGCCCAGGGCACGACCTTGCGTCAGCGTGTGGTCATCGCCACTCTTGCCGATCTGGCGCACCGTGCGCAGGACCTGGATGGGCCGGCGCTGATCATAGTCGGCGGCGTCGTCGGACTACACGAAGCGCTGGCCTGGTTTGCTCCCCAGGCGCCGGACGCGTCCGCGTGATCGGATCTAACC
This portion of the Immundisolibacter sp. genome encodes:
- a CDS encoding SDR family oxidoreductase encodes the protein MNLELAEKVVVITGASKGIGLATALGFASEGAHLLLAARDEDSLMAAAAAASAAGAPQAATAVCDVTVDSDVARLMGIARERYGRIDVLVNNAAGKLPAGEFSDITDQDWLAGWNQKLQCHIRACRAAYPIMRAQKSGVIVNVLGTAARNPKPSYMSVGISNAALYNFTKSFADLCAPQGIRVLGVAPSGVTTDRWTRLINSRAPAEGKTPEQLQAEIDAALPLGRMARPEDVADAICFAASARASYICGSIITVDGGSTQGVYL
- a CDS encoding class I SAM-dependent methyltransferase; translated protein: MQPSDDAAVAPTASGKHSSFSFVDRTPVLAALGGPGQVLDLGCGVGNWSLALASGGTPVLAIDRWRAGLGWLGQHGQGLPLLALEADLGAPLPVADGAVGGVLLSLVLHHLRASGVAARLVIEVARVLRPGGLMAVVEFLPVPPPPGPPLAARLSTQQVLALSANAGLIESATQPIADHVALYVSRKPS
- the cysG gene encoding siroheme synthase CysG codes for the protein MDYLPIFLDVRARPCLVVGGGSVAARKLALLRRAGASAVVVAPTLVDELQALAGEVELRQRPFMDSDLDGMTLVIAATDDAAVNAQVAALAKVRGLPVNVVDTPTLCSFIMPAVVDRSPVIAAVSSSGRAPVLTRLLRARLETLIPTAYGRLAELVGGVRGRVRERISDPIARRRFWEDTLQGPVAELALSGQQERAQQLLQRLLERVGPSAGVGEVYLVGAGPGDPDLLTFRALRLLQQADVVIYDRLVAPEILDLVRREAQRIDAGKRASQHTLPQEDINALLVRLAREGKRVLRLKGGDPFMFGRGGEEIATLAAQGIPFQVVPGVTAASGCAAYAGIPLTHRDHAQLCVFVTGHLKDGSVDLPWPQLVALGGTLVVYMGLGALTAICDALIAHGRDATTPAAAIAQGTTLRQRVVIATLADLAHRAQDLDGPALIIVGGVVGLHEALAWFAPQAPDASA